The Puntigrus tetrazona isolate hp1 chromosome 16, ASM1883169v1, whole genome shotgun sequence genome includes a region encoding these proteins:
- the arhgap33 gene encoding rho GTPase-activating protein 33 isoform X3, whose product MFVRTLSLADMSGETLAGSSSHCHYFGQHLSSEISADLQAVCCEGRDIIRLRNVCSIQSRMEKARSTDNLDSSGEPGTRSVGTTANLKGKMSKRLSVVKGHFPKLVDCAHFHYENVDFGSIELQFANEQSDASWTSGSAKDLVFLVQVSCQGKTWMVRRSYEEFRTLDAHLHQCIYDRRYSQLLALPALCEIGDRVEIFTPLLSEYLSRLSMIVDNKLNCGPVLSWMEIDNHGNRFLLKEEASLNVPAIAAAHVIKRYTAQASDEISIEVGDILSVIDMPPKEDTTWWRGKHGFQVGFFPSECVELINEKLPQSVSAPVSKQEVDAPGSKPGVTNSTGPSSPTSVSKKHGKLMGFLRTFMKSRPTKQKLKQRGILKERVFGCDLGEHLLNSGQDVPQVLKSCSEFIEKHGVVDGIYRHSGVSSNIQKLRHEFDSENVPDLTRDVYMQDIHCVGSLCKLYFRELPNPLLTYQLYDKFAECMGEMTEEERMVKVHDVIQQLPPPHYRTLEYLIRHLAHLATCSGETNMHIKNLAIVWAPNLLRSQEIEAAGLSGADPFKEVRIQSVVVEFLLSNVEVLFSDSFTSVGRFSAARQSLTRPKSFVSTRLLSLEEAQARTQAPLLLQGSPHHAISQFHTVLDLPADKRKRGMKVRKSAGGSWKTFFAIGKPTAAGRRKPTRITSLFQPATSHAGCRVDSVTLRSAKSEESLSSQHSGAGQGKIQRLRRPRSSSDGLSLTASVDPQLLPQRSPSRIHPSRSYDSLLPEETRDADEEENEEEDDEEGVYMLPDFSQEPSASWMAEDVIDFSPTFLEDGPIGLGSTAGDPSGRESPPAAAPPPYRCLSHQAHTRTGSQRSITEDPDSVLNQSEAAARRSLILAAAAPPQQVFCQHRPSAVTNAPTSSAQQGEMNLSPSHNQTPTPATSAPPSQPPQERRSFTRKVVHALSPKVPKSPPLDISDPIAISVPAKVLEMIGGRAGELQPGLPSGGPPQPPQMISMLLRSCDFQLTESCQQELNSKLGPVAKIKGPSILGPTGVPLPSQQPPPPPPKNPARLMALALAESANKALRQGASPPYRPRQSGTSPETDVRFQRSLSADAGALLSSDPNQIYSTVRPLSVWKTEGDDDNAEDEGGTVAEKAAEKSHGTEPRQDTGTLSSETSVSDSGTSNSELSAASSSEDNERTPSPIYKNEEQTSAPQPSKSSPPTSSEAIPSQRKPPAYGRQFSAPQLQQEKSGGQSKPASQPHTQLLHSKSESSPLAQVRAFQPTRPKVPPKPPDLAPLRAPLSQTDRHDYTRRSLDASRIRRLAGPPQGNTPLSRAFSERISSTSDMLSRYHAARMASQAAQVAHLPQQQQAQSTPIRPVVPSSEDPSKMENFYYEIGAPEHPQVPPSYARHSYQNMKLDLEGNLRLTDPANQRPISRGYPPPYNHQGSGGGRTPQLWSSEATRAWAAAHSHSFSFSHSHSHHRSQDGSGHPPHPRPQRQTSSSVRLPRSEVHPIPASVGVGSSAGMVPLSVHQRSLHRSQRSPSADHTNSQLHPYFENGKVCYRYFEASRPEDLPLNQHQHAVLKPQASPGQGTSKDEPEHIYVNYPFTNPPGSGVNSKGWATTDLDENDHQTSETLEPLPMSPPDDKQKHSEQESHMAGFDNPAQNDVSSDSKVTNIAASASNAMHFRSRSDPQSTSSEPAHILTGKEIASLLIEKLAEDEREGPSMPSSSSSSPHIEHPPNPYPSQQQQQPPPAYNIYTPGPSRGRFEGQVPHREGSGPFQRQDPLRRSSGGQYRQAFDVMPSGDQVLKFYRSQGFIPSTQGESTTPNPYPPRPYYQDPPYPNWGPQGLPDSSHTCTPPTVAFSNLALGSTRGYGPQTVANQFNQYPYQSGPMLPQYPNTPRRDVVMDPSLRPPGLRNQRGLNRQGSLPGPNWTIRTEGQTRSYC is encoded by the exons ATGTTTGTGAGAACGCTGAGCCTGGCAGACATGTCCG GCGAGACATTGGCAGGCAGCTCTTCTCACTGTCACTATTTTGGCCAACATCTCTCCTCCGAGATCTCAGCTGATCTTCAAGCCGTGTGTTGTGAGGGCCGAGATATCATCAGATTGAGGAATGTGTGCTCAATCCAAAGCCGAATGGAGAAG GCTCGAAGCACTGATAATCTGGACAGTTCTGGGGAGCCTGGGACCCGATCTGTGGGAACCACAGCCAACTTGAAGGGGAAGATGAGCAAAAG GCTTTCTGTTGTGAAAGGTCACTTCCCCAAGCTTGTTGACTGTGCCCACTTTCACTATGAAAATGTGGACTTCGGTTCTATCGAG CTTCAGTTTGCCAATGAACAGAGCGATGCCAGCTGGACCTCAGGCAGTGCCAAAGATCTGGTTTTCCTCGTGCAGGTGTCCTGCCAG GGTAAGACGTGGATGGTACGGCGTTCATACGAAGAGTTCCGGACGCTGGATGCCCACCTGCATCAGTGCATTTACGACCGCCGTTACTCTCAGCTCTTGGCTCTTCCTGCCCTATGCGAGATCGGTGACCGGGTGGAG ATCTTCACACCTCTGTTGTCGGAGTATCTGAGTCGTCTCTCCATGATTGTGGATAATAAGCTGAACTGTGGGCCGGTTCTCTCCTGGATGGAG ATTGACAACCATGGCAACAGGTTCCTGTTGAAAGAAGAAGCATCTTTAAACGTCCCTGCCATCGCTGCTGCTCACGTCATCAAGCGCTACACTGCTCAAGCTAGCGATGAGATCTCCATTGAG GTTGGTGATATCTTGTCAGTGATTGACATGCCACCCAAAGAGGACACCACATGGTGGAGAGGAAAGCATGGATTCCAG GTTGGCTTCTTTCCCAGTGAATGTGTGGAATTAATCAACGAGAAGTTGCCACAGTCGGTCAGCGCTCCTGTCAGTAAGCAAG AGGTAGATGCTCCGGGCTCCAAACCTGGTGTTACCAACTCGACTGGGCCTTCCTCACCAACATCAG TGTCTAAGAAACACGGCAAGCTGATGGGCTTCCTGCGCACCTTTATGAAGTCCAGACCCACCAAACAGAAGCTAAAGCAGAGGGGAATCCTGAAAGAACGGGTGTTCGGCTGTGATCTCGGAGAGCATCTCCTCAACTCTGGCCAAGACG TGCCACAGGTACTCAAGAGCTGCTCAGAGTTCATAGAGAAGCATGGTGTGGTGGATGGCATCTACAGACATTCTGGCGTATCCTCAAACATACAGAAACTCAG GCATGAGTTTGACAGTGAAAATGTTCCAGACCTGACGAGAGACGTGTACATGCAGGATATTCACTGCGTCGGCTCGCTGTGCAAACTCTACTTCAGAGAGCTGCCCAATCCTCTGCTCACGTACCAACTCTACGACAAGTTTGCT GAATGTATGGGAGAGATGACGGAGGAAGAAAGAATGGTGAAAGTACATGATGTTATCCAGCAACTTCCTCCTCCTCACTACCG CACTTTGGAGTACCTCATCAGACACCTGGCCCATTTGGCCACCTGCAGTGGAGAGACGAACATGCACATTAAGAATCTGGCCATTGTCTGGGCTCCCAATCTGCTCAG atcCCAAGAAATTGAAGCAGCGGGCTTAAGCGGCGCTGATCCATTTAAAGAAGTGCGCATCCAGTCCGTGGTCGTGGAGTTTCTGCTTAGCAATGTGGAAGTTCTGTTCAGTGATTCCTTCACTTCTGTTGGCCGTTTCAGTGCAG CACGACAGTCTCTGACCAGACCCAAGTCGTTTGTGTCCACCAGGCTTCTGTCTTTGGAGGAGGCACAGGCTCGCACACAAGCTCCACTTCTCCTTCAAGGATCTCCTCATCATGCTATCAGCCAGTTTCACACTGTACTGGACCTGCCTGCTGACAA GAGGAAAAGGGGGATGAAGGTCCGGAAGTCAGCAGGTGGGAGCTGGAAGACGTTTTTTGCCATTGGGAAACCTACAGCGGCAGGTCGACGCAAACCCACGAGAATCACCTCTTTGTTTCAGCCTGCTACCTCTCACGCGG GTTGCAGGGTGGACAGTGTGACACTCAGGTCTGCAAAGAGTGAAGAGTCCCTGTCATCTCAGCACAGTGGAGCAG GTCAGGGAAAGATACAACGCTTACGAAGACCTCGCTCTAGCAGTGATGGTCTCTCGTTGACTGCCTCTGTTGATCCGCAGCTCCTTCCCCAGCGCTCCCCATCTAGAATCCATCCAAGCCGCTCTTATGACAGCCTGCTGCCCGAGGAAACCCGTGATGCCgatgaggaggaaaatgaagaagaagatgatgagGAGGGTGTGTACATGTTGCCTGATTTCTCCCAGGAACCATCTGCCTCATGGATGGCAGAAGATGTTATCGACTTTAGCCCCACCTTCCTGGAAGATGGGCCAATAGGTTTGGGGAGCACGGCTGGTGATCCTAGTGGCAGAGAGTCCCCTCCTGCTGCTGCGCCCCCTCCCTACCGCTGTCTGAGCCATCAAGCCCACACTCGGACTGGTAGCCAGCGCTCAATCACAGAAGATCCAGACTCTGTTCTCAATCAATCAGAGGCTGCAGCCCGTCGTAGTTTGATCCTGGCTGCAGCAGCTCCACCTCAGCAAGTGTTCTGTCAGCACAGGCCATCTGCAGTCACTAATGCTCCCACAAGCTCAGCACAGCAGGGCGAAATGAATTTAAGCCCGTCCCATAACCAGACGCCAACTCCAGCAACCTCTGCACCCCCATCTCAGCCCCCTCAAGAGAGGCGTTCCTTTACACGTAAAGTGGTTCATGCACTTTCACCTAAAGTGCCTAAATCCCCTCCTCTGGACATCTCTGATCCGATTGCCATCAGTGTACCTGCCAAG gTTCTGGAAATGATTGGTGGACGAGCTGGTGAATTGCAACCTGGACTTCCAAGTGGTGGACCACCTCAGCCACCCCAAATGATATCTATGCTTCTGAGATCATGTGATTTTCAGCTCACGGAGAGCTGCCAGCAAGAGCTCAACAGTAAGTTGGGCCCCGTCGCCAAAATCAAGGGTCCTA GTATTTTGGGTCCCACTGGTGTTCCCCTTCCATCACAGCAGCCCCCTCCTCCACCCCCCAAGAACCCTGCACGGCTCATGGCTCTGGCTCTTGCTGAAAGTGCAAACAAGGCACTGCGGCAAGGTGCCTCACCTCCATATCGCCCCCGTCAAAGTGGAACCTCCCCTGAGACAGATGTCCGCTTTCAGAGGTCCCTATCTGCAGATGCAGGTGCTTTGCTATCTTCTGATCCTAATCAAATTTATTCCACGGTACGCCCTTTGTCTGTGTGGAAGACTGAGGGTGATGATGATAATGCTGAAGATGAGGGTGGAACTGTAGCTGAAAAAGCTGCAGAGAAATCACATGGTACAGAGCCAAGGCAAGACACTGGGACTCTTTCTTCTGAAACCTCAGTCTCTGACTCTGGGACGTCTAATTCTGAGTTGTCAGCTGCTAGTTCTTCTGAAGACAATGAGCGAACACCCAGCCCCATTTACAAGAACGAAGAACAAACCTCTGCACCACAGCCCTCAAAATCCAGCCCACCCACTTCCAGTGAAGCCATCCCTTCTCAAAGAAAACCCCCAGCTTATGGGCGACAGTTTTCTGCTCCGCAACTTCAGCAGGAAAAATCCGGTGGCCAGTCCAAGCCTGCATCCCAACCACACACTCAGCTTCTGCATTCTAAATCAGAGAGCTCTCCACTGGCCCAGGTACGAGCCTTCCAGCCCACTCGCCCTAAAGTGCCACCCAAGCCCCCTGATCTTGCTCCCTTGAGGGCTCCACTCTCTCAGACTGACCGGCATGATTACACACGTCGCTCCTTGGATGCCAGTCGCATTCGACGCTTGGCAGGGCCACCGCAAGGGAACACGCCACTTTCCAGAGCCTTCTCTGAGCGTATCAGCAGCACCTCTGACATGCTGTCTCGCTATCATGCAGCTAGGATGGCCAGCCAAGCTGCTCAGGTTGCACATCTTCCCCAACAACAACAAGCCCAGTCCACACCAATCAGACCGGTTGTCCCCTCGTCTGAAGACCCTTCCAAGATGGAGAACTTCTACTACGAAATCGGTGCACCTGAACATCCACAAGTGCCACCCAGCTATGCACGCCACAGCTATCAAAATATGAAGTTGGATCTGGAGGGAAACCTCCGTCTCACTgatccagccaatcagaggcctATTTCCAGGGGTTACCCTCCTCCCTACAACCACCAAGGATCTGGGGGTGGAAGGACTCCCCAGCTTTGGTCATCTGAGGCCACACGAGCTTGGGCCGCAGCACACTCTCACTCTTTCTCCTTTTCCCATTCTCATTCCCACCATCGTTCTCAGGATGGTTCAGGACATCCTCCCCATCCCCGTCCCCAGCGTCAGACATCATCATCCGTTAGGTTGCCCCGCAGTGAAGTGCATCCCATACCTGCTTCTGTTGGAgtgggctcctctgctggcatGGTGCCTCTGTCTGTGCACCAACGTAGCTTGCATCGCTCACAGCGTTCCCCTTCTGCAGACCACACAAACTCCCAGCTTCACCCCTACTTTGAAAACGGGAAGGTGTGCTACCGGTACTTTGAGGCTTCCAGACCGGAAGACTTGCCACTGAATCAGCATCAGCATGCTGTATTAAAGCCTCAGGCTTCACCAGGGCAAGGGACATCAAAAGATGAGCCTGAACACATTTACGTCAACTACCCTTTCACAAACCCTCCAGGATCTGGGGTTAATTCAAAGGGCTGGGCCACAACAGACCTCGACGAAAATGATCACCAAACATCTGAGACACTGGAACCTCTACCCATGTCACCACCGGATGACAAACAGAAGCATTCAGAGCAAGAAAGTCACATGGCTGGTTTCGACAACCCTGCCCAGAATGATGTGTCCTCAGATTCCAAAGTGACCAATATAGCAGCATCTGCCTCCAATGCCATGCATTTCCGGAGTCGCTCAGATCCCCAAAGTACCAGCTCGGAGCCTGCTCATATCCTGACTGGGAAGGAAATTGCTTCCTTGCTAATTGAAAAGCTTGCAGAGGATGAAAGGGAGGGTCCTTCTATGCCgtcctcttcatcctcttctCCGCACATTGAGCACCCTCCAAATCCCTACCCTAgccagcagcagcaacaacctCCGCCTGCATATAATATCTACACTCCAGGACCCTCTCGAGGGCGCTTTGAAGGCCAGGTGCCACATAGAGAGGGATCAGGACCTTTCCAACGTCAAGACCCTTTGCGGAGATCTTCCGGAGGCCAGTATAGACAAGCCTTTGACGTCATGCCATCTGGCGACCAAGTCCTTAAGTTTTACAGAAGCCAAGGCTTCATCCCAAGCACCCAGGGAGAAAGCACAACTCCTAATCCTTATCCCCCAAGACCATATTATCAGGACCCCCCATACCCCAATTGGGGCCCTCAAGGCCTCCCAGACTCTTCCCACACATGCACTCCACCTACAGTGGCCTTCTCAAACTTAGCGCTTGGATCGACAAGAGGATATGGGCCTCAGACCGTGGCCAACCAGTTTAACCAGTACCCATACCAGTCAGGGCCAATGCTTCCTCAGTATCCCAACACACCACGACGAGATGTTGTCATGGATCCTTCTCTTCGACCTCCGGGGTTGCGGAACCAGAGAGGCTTAAACCGACAGGGAAGCCTGCCAGGTCCCAACTGGACCATCCGAACTGAGGGCCAGACCCGAAGTTACTGCTAA